In Chitinophaga nivalis, a single genomic region encodes these proteins:
- the hppD gene encoding 4-hydroxyphenylpyruvate dioxygenase: METVFATPGNVTGQQDFLPLNGTDYIEFYVGNAKQAAHFYKTAFGFQSLAYAGPETGVKDRTSYVLVQGKIRFVLTTSLSPESEITAHVTEHGDGVKVLALWVDDARLAYEETVKRGAVSYLEPVVEKDEFGEVVRSGIRTYGDTVHLFIERKNYNGLFLPGYKAWNTAYNPADTGLLYVDHCVGNVGWNEMNTWVDYYEKVMGFKNLISFDDSDISTEYSALMSKVMSNGNGRVKFPINEPAEGKKKSQIEEYLDFYGGPGVQHVAIATNDIVKTVGDLQQRGVEFLTVPSSYYETVLDRVGKIDEDIRPLQELGILVDRDDEGYLLQIFTKPLQDRPTVFFEIIQRKGAQSFGKGNFKALFESIEREQALRGNL; the protein is encoded by the coding sequence ATGGAAACTGTATTCGCTACCCCTGGCAATGTGACCGGCCAGCAGGATTTCTTACCACTCAATGGTACAGACTATATTGAATTTTATGTTGGCAATGCCAAACAGGCGGCCCATTTTTACAAAACAGCTTTTGGTTTTCAGTCTTTAGCCTATGCCGGACCGGAAACAGGTGTGAAAGATCGTACTTCCTATGTATTGGTACAAGGGAAAATCCGTTTCGTTTTAACAACCAGTTTATCTCCTGAGAGTGAGATTACAGCTCACGTAACCGAACATGGCGATGGTGTAAAAGTATTAGCCCTGTGGGTAGATGATGCCCGCCTGGCTTATGAAGAAACCGTTAAACGTGGTGCGGTATCTTACCTGGAACCAGTAGTGGAAAAAGATGAATTCGGTGAAGTGGTACGTAGTGGTATCCGCACCTATGGTGATACCGTACACCTGTTCATCGAACGTAAAAACTATAATGGCCTTTTCCTGCCGGGTTATAAAGCCTGGAATACTGCCTATAACCCTGCCGATACCGGTTTACTGTATGTAGACCATTGCGTGGGTAATGTGGGCTGGAATGAAATGAATACCTGGGTAGATTACTACGAAAAAGTAATGGGCTTCAAAAACCTGATTTCTTTCGATGACAGTGATATCTCTACCGAGTATTCTGCTTTGATGAGTAAAGTAATGAGTAACGGTAACGGTCGTGTGAAATTCCCGATCAATGAACCGGCAGAGGGTAAAAAGAAATCTCAGATTGAAGAGTATCTCGACTTCTACGGCGGTCCAGGTGTACAACACGTAGCCATCGCTACCAATGATATCGTAAAAACAGTAGGGGATTTACAGCAAAGAGGCGTTGAGTTCCTGACGGTACCTTCTTCTTATTATGAGACTGTACTGGATAGAGTAGGTAAAATCGACGAAGATATCCGCCCGCTGCAAGAGTTGGGTATCCTGGTAGACCGGGATGATGAAGGGTATCTGTTGCAGATCTTCACCAAGCCTTTGCAGGATCGGCCGACTGTATTCTTCGAGATTATTCAGCGGAAGGGAGCTCAGTCGTTTGGTAAAGGTAATTTTAAGGCCCTGTTTGAATCGATAGAAAGAGAACAGGCGCTCCGCGGTAACCTGTAA
- a CDS encoding homogentisate 1,2-dioxygenase, producing the protein MPHYYKLGQIPHKRHTQFRNADGRLYSEQLFSTEGFSSNSSLLYHCHPPTEIVKVDEPYSVAPKVAEEKMLKHRSFQGFKVQPEDDFMKSRKAVLVNNDLHIVLAAPRKSMEDYFYKNADADEMIFVHEGSGVLKTQYGQLKFGYGDYLVVPRGTIYQITFDTEDNRLFIVESFSPIRYPKRYLSKYGQLLEHAPFCERDIRQPEQLETIDQEGDFLIRIKKKGVVYPIHYKHHPFDVIGWDGCEYPFAFSIHDFEPITGRVHQPPPVHQTFEGSNFVVCSFCPRLFDYHPEAIPAPYNHSNIDSDEVLYYVDGDFMSRKHVVRGMITLHPAGIPHGPHPGAVEKSIGAKETKELAVMVDTFHPLQITEAALGIEDDSYVMSWAE; encoded by the coding sequence ATGCCACATTATTATAAGCTAGGGCAAATACCGCACAAGCGCCATACCCAGTTCCGTAACGCGGATGGCCGGCTGTATTCTGAGCAGTTGTTTTCGACAGAAGGGTTTTCTTCTAATTCCAGTTTATTATATCATTGTCATCCGCCTACTGAAATTGTGAAAGTAGATGAACCCTACTCTGTAGCGCCGAAAGTGGCAGAAGAGAAAATGCTCAAACATCGTAGCTTCCAGGGTTTTAAAGTGCAACCGGAAGACGATTTTATGAAAAGCCGCAAAGCTGTACTGGTTAATAACGACCTGCATATTGTACTGGCAGCTCCCCGTAAAAGCATGGAAGATTACTTCTATAAAAATGCCGATGCGGACGAGATGATTTTTGTACATGAAGGCAGCGGGGTACTGAAAACCCAGTATGGTCAGCTGAAGTTTGGCTATGGCGACTACCTGGTTGTGCCACGTGGTACTATTTATCAGATCACCTTCGATACGGAAGATAACCGCCTGTTTATTGTGGAGTCGTTTAGTCCTATCCGTTATCCCAAAAGATACCTGAGCAAATACGGACAGCTGCTGGAACATGCTCCTTTCTGCGAAAGGGATATCCGTCAGCCGGAACAGCTGGAAACGATAGACCAGGAGGGCGACTTCCTGATCCGCATCAAAAAGAAAGGCGTGGTATACCCGATTCATTACAAGCATCATCCTTTTGATGTGATTGGATGGGATGGCTGTGAATATCCGTTTGCCTTCTCCATTCATGACTTTGAGCCGATTACCGGCCGCGTACATCAGCCGCCACCGGTACACCAGACTTTTGAAGGCAGCAATTTTGTCGTTTGTTCTTTCTGTCCGCGTTTGTTTGATTATCACCCGGAGGCTATTCCGGCGCCGTACAATCATAGTAACATCGATAGTGATGAAGTATTATATTATGTAGATGGTGATTTTATGAGCCGCAAACATGTGGTGCGTGGCATGATCACCCTGCATCCGGCAGGTATTCCGCATGGACCGCATCCGGGCGCTGTGGAAAAAAGCATCGGTGCAAAAGAAACCAAAGAACTGGCCGTAATGGTGGATACTTTCCATCCGTTACAGATTACGGAAGCAGCATTGGGCATTGAAGACGACAGCTATGTAATGAGCTGGGCAGAATAA
- the thrA gene encoding bifunctional aspartate kinase/homoserine dehydrogenase I codes for MQVLKFGGTSVGSAKAIEQVCNILLHNKPAGRYAIVVSALGGITDKLIRCGQLAGQGQEEYKTVLQEIETRHLDTIRELFPITAQSSMISQLKRKLNALENLCDGIFQVGELSPRSLDKLMSYGELMSCVIVAAALKQKGLNAACKDSRELIITDDNFCNATVNFPATNHNIVQYFAQATESYTVLPGFVAATTEGDTTTLGRGGSDYTAAIVAAAVVANVLDIWTDVSGMMTADPRVVSQALPIAHISYVEAMELSHFGAKVIYPPTIQPVMEKRIPIWIKNTFAPNDYGTLIQDSAERSYPVTGISGIQHIALLTLEGSGMVGIPGFSKRLFEALLRERINVILITQSSSEHSITVGIHETDMLKAKISVDSEFAQEIQDKRIKPLQVEKDLSIVAVVGDNMKNHHGTSGKLFGSFGRNGINVRAIAQGSTEKNISAVINKADIKKALNLMHETFFEEPLKQVNLFVAGVGNVGSKLLEQLQQQQKYLQQELGLQIRVTGLANSRNTLLSEYGIGLHNWREQLDQGDKLDIRELVQQIKTFNLRNSVFVDNTASSEVAAIYHEFLEHGISIVTCNKIACSADYNYYKQLKDLARQYNASFLFETNVGAGLPVINTLNDLVRSGDKVHSIEAVLSGSLNFVFNHFVNGASFREVVKAAQDEGYTEPDPRIDLSGKDVMRKILILARESGAVMEMDEITNHSFLPEACLNAPSVADFYKELDVHADHFQQLWKDASAAGKRLKFVARYEEGKASVGLQSIAPDHPFYQLEGKDNIVLYKTSRYQDQPLIVKGAGAGADVTASGIFADIIRSARF; via the coding sequence ATGCAAGTATTAAAATTTGGCGGCACCTCAGTCGGAAGCGCCAAAGCCATTGAACAGGTCTGCAACATCCTGCTGCACAACAAGCCGGCAGGTAGATATGCCATTGTAGTATCCGCGCTGGGCGGTATAACGGATAAGCTTATACGCTGCGGGCAACTGGCCGGACAAGGCCAGGAAGAATACAAAACTGTATTGCAGGAAATTGAAACCAGACACCTGGACACTATCCGTGAATTATTCCCTATCACTGCTCAAAGCAGCATGATCAGCCAGCTGAAAAGAAAACTGAATGCACTGGAAAATCTATGCGATGGGATCTTCCAGGTCGGAGAACTCAGTCCCCGCTCTCTCGACAAACTCATGAGCTACGGAGAGCTGATGTCCTGTGTGATCGTAGCGGCCGCCCTTAAACAAAAAGGACTCAACGCTGCCTGCAAAGACAGTCGTGAACTGATTATTACAGATGACAATTTCTGTAACGCTACAGTAAACTTCCCTGCTACCAATCATAATATTGTACAATACTTTGCCCAGGCCACAGAATCCTATACTGTGCTGCCCGGATTCGTAGCGGCTACCACCGAAGGCGACACCACCACACTGGGTCGCGGCGGCTCCGACTACACTGCCGCTATCGTAGCCGCAGCTGTTGTTGCCAACGTACTCGACATCTGGACAGACGTAAGCGGGATGATGACAGCCGATCCCCGCGTTGTTTCCCAGGCACTCCCCATCGCCCACATCTCTTATGTGGAAGCCATGGAACTGTCGCACTTCGGCGCCAAAGTGATTTATCCGCCCACCATACAACCGGTGATGGAGAAACGCATTCCCATCTGGATCAAAAATACCTTTGCCCCGAACGACTACGGCACCCTCATACAGGACAGCGCGGAACGCAGCTACCCGGTAACCGGCATCTCCGGCATACAGCATATTGCCCTGCTGACACTCGAAGGCAGCGGCATGGTAGGTATTCCCGGCTTCTCCAAACGTCTGTTTGAAGCCCTCTTACGGGAACGCATCAACGTTATTCTCATTACCCAAAGTTCTTCCGAACACTCTATCACTGTGGGTATCCACGAAACTGATATGCTGAAAGCCAAAATATCGGTCGACAGTGAGTTCGCACAGGAGATACAGGATAAACGCATTAAACCCCTGCAGGTAGAAAAAGATTTGTCTATCGTAGCAGTGGTAGGCGATAATATGAAAAACCACCACGGCACCAGCGGCAAGCTGTTTGGTTCTTTCGGCCGGAATGGTATCAATGTAAGAGCAATCGCACAGGGATCTACTGAAAAAAATATCTCTGCGGTGATCAATAAAGCAGATATCAAAAAAGCGCTCAACCTGATGCACGAAACCTTCTTCGAAGAACCCCTGAAACAGGTAAACCTCTTCGTGGCCGGCGTAGGCAATGTGGGCAGCAAACTGCTGGAACAATTACAACAACAACAAAAATACCTGCAACAGGAACTGGGCCTGCAAATCCGGGTAACCGGGCTGGCCAACAGCCGCAACACCCTGCTGAGTGAATATGGCATCGGCCTCCACAACTGGCGGGAACAGCTGGACCAGGGCGACAAACTGGATATCCGGGAACTGGTGCAACAAATCAAAACCTTCAATCTCCGTAACAGCGTTTTTGTTGATAACACCGCCAGCAGTGAAGTAGCCGCTATTTATCACGAATTCCTGGAACATGGTATTTCTATCGTTACCTGTAATAAAATTGCCTGCTCTGCAGACTATAACTATTATAAGCAACTGAAAGACCTGGCCCGTCAATACAACGCGTCCTTCCTCTTTGAAACCAATGTAGGCGCAGGATTACCGGTTATCAATACCTTAAATGACCTGGTACGCAGCGGCGACAAAGTACATAGTATAGAAGCCGTATTATCCGGTAGTCTCAACTTTGTATTCAACCATTTTGTAAACGGCGCCAGCTTCCGTGAGGTTGTGAAAGCCGCGCAGGATGAGGGTTACACCGAACCGGATCCACGTATAGACCTGAGCGGGAAAGACGTGATGCGCAAGATACTGATCCTGGCACGGGAAAGCGGAGCAGTGATGGAAATGGATGAAATCACCAATCATTCCTTCCTGCCGGAAGCTTGTCTGAATGCACCTTCCGTGGCCGACTTCTACAAAGAACTGGATGTACATGCCGATCATTTTCAGCAACTCTGGAAAGACGCTTCCGCCGCCGGCAAACGCCTGAAATTTGTAGCCCGCTACGAAGAAGGTAAGGCTTCCGTAGGCCTGCAAAGCATTGCACCGGATCATCCTTTTTATCAGCTGGAAGGTAAAGACAACATCGTGCTGTATAAAACCAGCCGGTACCAGGACCAGCCCCTGATTGTAAAAGGAGCCGGCGCAGGTGCAGATGTAACTGCCTCCGGCATATTTGCAGACATTATCCGCAGCGCACGTTTCTAA
- a CDS encoding homoserine kinase: protein MDSIKVFAPGTVANVACGFDVIGLALDAPGDEMILRRSNEPGIRITAIHGADLPLDPARNVAGVAVQALLQKYEHPEVGIEIEIFKHIHPGSGIGSSAASSAGAVVGVNRLLGEPFTPKQLVRFAMEGERLACGSAHADNVAPAILGGFTLVRSYRPLDITAIHTPEQLWVTVIHPQIEVKTSDAREILKQKVLMTDAIRQWGNVGALVAGLYQEDYELISRSLEDVIVEPVRAILIPAFHELKLKCKEAGALGGGISGSGPSVFMLSKGEENARRVAATMDSVYASLGVDYKIYVSRINTAGVKVID from the coding sequence ATGGATAGTATAAAGGTATTTGCGCCAGGCACTGTTGCGAATGTTGCATGTGGCTTTGATGTCATCGGACTGGCACTGGATGCACCAGGCGACGAAATGATCCTCCGCAGAAGTAATGAACCCGGTATCCGCATCACTGCCATCCACGGCGCGGATCTTCCCCTGGACCCCGCCCGTAACGTAGCCGGTGTAGCCGTACAGGCCCTGTTACAAAAATATGAACACCCGGAAGTGGGCATTGAAATAGAGATATTCAAACATATACATCCCGGCAGCGGCATCGGCTCCAGCGCCGCCAGCAGTGCGGGCGCCGTGGTAGGCGTAAACCGCCTGCTCGGAGAACCTTTCACCCCCAAACAGCTGGTACGTTTTGCCATGGAAGGGGAAAGACTGGCCTGCGGTTCCGCCCATGCCGACAACGTAGCCCCGGCCATCCTCGGCGGCTTTACCCTGGTAAGAAGTTACCGCCCGTTGGACATCACCGCCATCCATACCCCCGAACAGCTGTGGGTAACTGTTATTCATCCGCAGATAGAAGTAAAAACTTCTGATGCCCGCGAGATATTAAAACAAAAAGTACTGATGACAGATGCCATCCGGCAATGGGGCAACGTAGGCGCACTGGTAGCCGGCCTGTATCAGGAAGACTATGAACTCATCAGCCGGTCATTGGAAGATGTGATTGTAGAACCCGTGCGGGCTATCCTGATTCCGGCATTCCACGAACTGAAACTGAAATGCAAGGAAGCAGGCGCACTTGGCGGCGGCATTTCCGGCTCCGGCCCTTCTGTATTTATGCTCAGCAAAGGAGAAGAAAACGCCCGCCGCGTAGCTGCCACTATGGACAGTGTGTATGCCTCCCTGGGAGTAGATTATAAAATTTATGTTTCCCGGATCAACACCGCAGGTGTAAAAGTGATTGACTAA
- the thrC gene encoding threonine synthase: MQYFSLQNKQHRVNFETAVVQGLAPDRGLYFPETIPTLSKDFIQQLHQYTDQEIGYQVIQSFVGDEIPEEALKKIVADTLHFPFPVQKVSGQSYALELFHGPTLAFKDVGARFMAGCLGYFRRNSKEPVTVLVATSGDTGGAVASGFYNVPGVEVVILYPSRKVSTLQEKQLTTLGGNIRALEIQGTFDDCQQLVKTAFLDKELQARRPLTSANSINVARWLPQMFYYFLAYKQMKAAHPRLVFSVPSGNFGNICAGLMAAATGLPVAHFVAATNINDTVPRFMESGKYEPAKAFATLSNAMDVADPSNFVRVLALFGNSLPALQEKFTAYSFSDKDTIQAMEQVWKEHHYMLDPHGAVGFLGLQQYLETAPELTGVFLETAHPVKFEDTAPETLRENIATPARVMTLYDKEKTATLLQPDYTALKNWLLR, encoded by the coding sequence ATGCAGTACTTCAGTTTACAAAACAAACAACACCGGGTAAATTTTGAAACCGCCGTCGTACAGGGGCTTGCTCCTGACAGAGGGCTGTATTTTCCGGAAACCATTCCAACACTCAGCAAGGATTTTATTCAGCAACTGCATCAGTATACCGACCAGGAAATAGGTTATCAGGTGATACAGTCTTTTGTGGGAGATGAAATACCGGAAGAAGCCTTAAAAAAGATTGTAGCAGATACCCTGCACTTTCCGTTTCCGGTACAAAAAGTATCCGGCCAATCCTATGCCCTGGAATTATTTCATGGCCCTACCCTTGCCTTCAAGGATGTAGGCGCCCGGTTCATGGCCGGTTGCCTCGGTTACTTCCGGCGCAACAGCAAAGAACCCGTAACCGTACTGGTAGCTACCTCCGGTGATACCGGCGGTGCTGTTGCCAGCGGATTCTATAATGTTCCCGGCGTAGAAGTAGTGATCCTCTACCCTTCCCGGAAAGTCAGCACCCTCCAGGAGAAACAACTCACGACATTGGGTGGCAACATCCGCGCATTGGAAATACAAGGCACATTCGACGACTGTCAGCAACTGGTTAAAACAGCCTTCCTGGACAAGGAGCTGCAGGCCCGCCGCCCGCTCACGTCGGCCAACTCCATCAACGTAGCCCGCTGGCTGCCGCAGATGTTTTATTATTTCCTGGCCTACAAACAAATGAAAGCCGCGCATCCCCGTCTGGTATTTTCTGTACCCAGCGGTAACTTCGGTAATATCTGCGCCGGCCTCATGGCAGCTGCCACCGGCTTACCGGTAGCGCATTTTGTAGCCGCCACCAATATCAACGATACCGTACCTCGCTTCATGGAAAGCGGCAAATACGAACCTGCCAAGGCCTTTGCCACCCTTTCCAATGCCATGGATGTGGCAGATCCCAGCAATTTCGTACGGGTACTGGCGTTATTTGGTAACAGCTTACCCGCACTCCAGGAAAAATTCACGGCTTACAGCTTTTCAGACAAAGACACCATACAAGCCATGGAACAGGTATGGAAAGAACATCACTACATGCTCGACCCTCATGGCGCTGTAGGTTTTCTGGGCCTGCAGCAATACCTGGAAACGGCACCGGAACTGACCGGCGTATTCCTGGAAACCGCTCACCCTGTGAAGTTTGAAGATACTGCTCCGGAAACTTTGCGGGAAAACATTGCTACGCCAGCCAGGGTAATGACCCTGTATGATAAGGAGAAGACCGCCACCCTGTTGCAGCCCGATTATACCGCGCTGAAAAACTGGTTATTGCGGTGA
- a CDS encoding tetratricopeptide repeat protein translates to MKYVSILLVLTGVIMSCNQTGTRQQNTATTADSVLNSDIVRPVTDSIRQFPENHALYYRRALLLFNTNPGLAQADFEQAAKLMPANTDYWAGAAEAALVASNYRQAATLFQQALGTAPGYDYLEYRLATALIEDKQYAQADSLTNVLAQTTTARDKAFYLKARMAEDQQDTTAAIQYLTSAIAAAGDHPEFEALMELGDLLRSRKAPAALTYYTQAWRLDTTNAHPLYEAAQYREELGTLQQAEAAYRQCIIADPGFAPAYLALGKIYRDRQQWKAAFSFYNLAAKSAPTDADAYFYRALCQEQLGEKALAIADYTKAASFRKDFTEALAALKRLSK, encoded by the coding sequence ATGAAATATGTATCTATCCTGCTGGTATTGACAGGCGTTATCATGTCCTGCAACCAAACCGGCACCCGGCAACAAAATACAGCAACAACAGCAGATTCCGTGCTTAACAGTGACATCGTCCGGCCTGTGACCGACTCTATCCGGCAGTTTCCGGAGAATCATGCATTGTATTACCGCCGGGCCCTGTTATTATTCAATACCAATCCGGGCCTGGCGCAGGCTGATTTTGAGCAGGCTGCCAAACTGATGCCCGCCAATACCGATTACTGGGCAGGCGCCGCAGAAGCGGCACTGGTGGCCAGTAACTACCGGCAGGCAGCCACCCTGTTCCAACAGGCGCTGGGTACTGCCCCTGGCTACGATTATCTGGAATACCGGCTGGCCACAGCTTTGATTGAAGATAAACAATATGCGCAGGCAGACAGCCTTACTAACGTATTAGCACAAACGACAACGGCACGCGATAAGGCCTTTTACCTGAAAGCCAGGATGGCAGAGGATCAGCAGGATACCACAGCGGCTATCCAATACCTGACCTCCGCCATCGCCGCAGCCGGCGACCATCCGGAGTTTGAAGCACTGATGGAACTGGGAGACCTCCTGCGGTCGCGCAAAGCACCAGCTGCCCTCACCTATTACACACAGGCATGGCGCCTGGATACCACCAATGCACATCCCTTGTATGAAGCCGCCCAATACCGGGAAGAACTGGGCACCCTGCAGCAGGCCGAAGCTGCCTACCGGCAATGCATTATAGCAGACCCCGGATTTGCACCCGCTTACCTGGCATTGGGAAAAATATACCGCGACCGGCAACAGTGGAAAGCAGCCTTCTCTTTCTATAACCTGGCCGCCAAATCTGCGCCGACAGATGCAGACGCGTACTTTTACCGGGCCCTGTGTCAGGAACAACTTGGAGAGAAAGCATTGGCAATAGCAGATTATACGAAAGCGGCTTCCTTCAGGAAAGATTTCACAGAAGCCCTGGCCGCACTCAAAAGACTCAGCAAGTAA
- the rpe gene encoding ribulose-phosphate 3-epimerase translates to MENKQVLVAPSLLAANFLELGREVDMLNRSEADWFHLDVMDGRFVPNISFGLPVIAQIKQKANKPCDVHLMIEEPEKYAADFKKAGADILTVHYEACIHLHRNIQQIKGLGMKAGVALNPHTPVRLLENVIRDIDVVLIMSVNPGFGGQSFIPQSYQKIQELRQLITATGAQTLIEVDGGVSPENAAQLVKAGADVLVAGSAVFAAPDPEKIIHTLRTSAQ, encoded by the coding sequence TTGGAAAATAAACAAGTTTTAGTGGCGCCTTCTTTACTGGCAGCCAACTTTCTGGAACTGGGGAGAGAAGTGGACATGCTGAATCGCAGCGAAGCAGATTGGTTTCACCTGGATGTGATGGACGGCCGTTTTGTACCCAACATCAGTTTTGGCCTGCCTGTCATCGCCCAGATAAAACAAAAAGCCAATAAACCCTGCGACGTACACCTCATGATTGAGGAACCGGAAAAATATGCCGCCGACTTTAAAAAAGCAGGCGCCGATATCCTGACTGTACATTATGAAGCCTGTATACACCTGCACAGAAACATTCAGCAAATCAAAGGTTTGGGCATGAAAGCCGGTGTAGCATTGAATCCGCATACGCCTGTACGGTTACTGGAAAATGTGATCCGGGATATTGATGTGGTGCTGATCATGAGTGTTAACCCTGGTTTTGGCGGACAATCCTTTATTCCACAGTCCTATCAGAAAATTCAGGAGCTGCGTCAGCTGATCACCGCTACCGGTGCACAGACTTTAATTGAAGTAGACGGAGGGGTTAGTCCGGAAAATGCAGCACAACTCGTAAAAGCCGGTGCGGACGTACTGGTGGCCGGCAGTGCCGTATTTGCGGCACCTGATCCGGAAAAAATCATTCACACGCTCAGGACAAGTGCGCAATAA
- a CDS encoding response regulator produces the protein MKLINMIFIVDDDPIHQQIAKIMIERQAISSNIRVFSDAQDVLDYIRENKDVPAALPDLILLDLNMPVMDGWEFLEEYAVFCEQLPKSIRIFVLTSSIDEKDKERVNAYRFVTGYLTKPLSKEIIAHLS, from the coding sequence ATGAAGCTGATCAATATGATTTTTATTGTAGATGATGACCCGATTCACCAGCAGATTGCTAAAATCATGATCGAACGACAGGCCATCAGTAGCAATATCCGGGTTTTTTCTGATGCACAGGATGTATTGGATTATATCCGGGAAAATAAAGATGTGCCGGCAGCTTTGCCAGATCTGATTTTGCTGGATCTCAACATGCCTGTAATGGATGGCTGGGAGTTCCTGGAAGAATATGCTGTGTTTTGTGAGCAGTTGCCCAAAAGCATCCGCATATTTGTATTGACATCTTCTATTGATGAGAAAGACAAAGAGCGGGTAAATGCCTACCGTTTTGTAACCGGTTACCTTACCAAGCCTTTGTCAAAAGAGATTATTGCGCACTTGTCCTGA